One genomic segment of Oncorhynchus nerka isolate Pitt River linkage group LG16, Oner_Uvic_2.0, whole genome shotgun sequence includes these proteins:
- the LOC115143969 gene encoding transmembrane protein 204-like isoform X1: protein MAVQRLVAVAVMVALLSLVLNNVAAFTPSWVLQALEDGRKRNVGLWRMCPVMTGGERGRDEPRGGGRRGQGTQMPCEGLGWGSEYAGYQESRSTVKLQFDMMRACNLMATVALTAGQLIFLLGLMELPFVTQDSQWWEEAIAALFQLASFVLVIGLVTFYRIGPYTQLSYSCYVDIAACLLATLAAAMLIWNILHRRDDCLTPRVIVISRSLASNFHPRLDNDYVESPC, encoded by the exons ATGGCCGTGCAGCGGCTGGTGGCGGTGGCGGTGATGGTGGCCCTGCTGTCCCTGGTACTCAACAATGTGGCAGCTTTCACCCCCAGCTGGGTGCTGCAGGCCCTGGAGGATGGGCGCAAGCGCAACGTGGGGCTGTGGAGGATGTGCCCCGTcatgactggaggagagaggggccgGGATGAACCTCGGGGGGGcgggaggagaggtcaggggactCAGATGCCGTGTGAGGGTCTGGGCTGGGGCTCGGAGTACGCAGGCTACCAGGAGTCCCGCAGCACCGTCAAAt TGCAGTTTGACATGATGCGAGCGTGTAACCTGATGGCCACGGTGGCGCTGACGGCCGGTCAGCTGATCTTCCTGCTGGGCCTGATGGAGCTGCCCTTTGTCACCCAGGACTCCCAGTGGTGGGAGGAGGCCATCGCCGCACTCTTCCAGTTGGCCA gttTTGTGCTGGTAATCGGCTTGGTGACATTCTACCGGATCGGCCCATACACGCAGCTGTCCTACTCATGCTACGTGGACATCGCCGCCTGCCTATTGGCCACTCTGGCCGCTGCCATGCTCATCTGGAACATCCTACATCGCCGCGACGACTGCCTCACGCCCCGTGTCATTGTTATCAGCCGCTCGCTGGCGTCGAACTTCCACCCACGCCTCGACAACGACTATGTGGAGTCGCCCTGCTGA
- the LOC115143969 gene encoding transmembrane protein 204-like isoform X2 — protein sequence MAVQRLVAVAVMVALLSLVLNNVAAFTPSWVLQALEDGRKRNVGLWRMCPVMTGGERGRDEPRGGGRRGQGTQMPCEGLGWGSEYAGYQESRSTVKCNFDMMRACNLMATVALTAGQLIFLLGLMELPFVTQDSQWWEEAIAALFQLASFVLVIGLVTFYRIGPYTQLSYSCYVDIAACLLATLAAAMLIWNILHRRDDCLTPRVIVISRSLASNFHPRLDNDYVESPC from the exons ATGGCCGTGCAGCGGCTGGTGGCGGTGGCGGTGATGGTGGCCCTGCTGTCCCTGGTACTCAACAATGTGGCAGCTTTCACCCCCAGCTGGGTGCTGCAGGCCCTGGAGGATGGGCGCAAGCGCAACGTGGGGCTGTGGAGGATGTGCCCCGTcatgactggaggagagaggggccgGGATGAACCTCGGGGGGGcgggaggagaggtcaggggactCAGATGCCGTGTGAGGGTCTGGGCTGGGGCTCGGAGTACGCAGGCTACCAGGAGTCCCGCAGCACCGTCAAAtgtaat TTTGACATGATGCGAGCGTGTAACCTGATGGCCACGGTGGCGCTGACGGCCGGTCAGCTGATCTTCCTGCTGGGCCTGATGGAGCTGCCCTTTGTCACCCAGGACTCCCAGTGGTGGGAGGAGGCCATCGCCGCACTCTTCCAGTTGGCCA gttTTGTGCTGGTAATCGGCTTGGTGACATTCTACCGGATCGGCCCATACACGCAGCTGTCCTACTCATGCTACGTGGACATCGCCGCCTGCCTATTGGCCACTCTGGCCGCTGCCATGCTCATCTGGAACATCCTACATCGCCGCGACGACTGCCTCACGCCCCGTGTCATTGTTATCAGCCGCTCGCTGGCGTCGAACTTCCACCCACGCCTCGACAACGACTATGTGGAGTCGCCCTGCTGA